A genomic region of Trifolium pratense cultivar HEN17-A07 linkage group LG3, ARS_RC_1.1, whole genome shotgun sequence contains the following coding sequences:
- the LOC123917383 gene encoding epoxide hydrolase A-like — translation MDEIQHKFVNVEALKLHIAEIGTGPNVVVFLHGFPEIWYSWRHQMVAVAGAGFRAIAPDYRGYGLSDSPPEPEKTTFTDLLDDLLAILDALALSKVFLVGKDFGVRPAYLFSILHPERVSGVITLGIPYVPPGPSMFHKFLPEGFYILRWRKPGRAEADFGRFDAKTVVRNVYILFSKSEIPIANENQEIMDLVAPDTPLPSWFSEDDLATYGALYEKSGFQTALQVPYRSFSEHFNLPDPIVKVPALLIMGGKDYVYKFPGIEDLTKGEKAKEFVPNLEVTFIPEGTHFVQEQFPEQVNQLILAFLAKHT, via the exons ATGGATGAAATCCAACACAAGTTCGTGAATGTCGAAGCTCTGAAACTTCACATAGCAGAAATTGGAACTG gTCCAAACGTCGTCGTATTCCTTCACGGCTTCCCGGAAATATGGTACTCCTGGCGCCACCAGATGGTTGCTGTCGCCGGTGCCGGTTTCAGAGCTATAGCTCCTGATTACAGAGGCTACGGACTATCCGATTCGCCACCCGAACCCGAAAAGACTACCTTCACTGATCTTCTCGACGACCTCCTTGCAATTCTTGATGCTCTTGCTCTTTCTAAG GTGTTTCTTGTTGGAAAAGATTTTGGAGTACGTCCTGCATATTTATTTTCCATTCTGCACCCGGAAAGGGTCTCGGGAGTTATCACTTTGGGAATTCCTTATGTTCCACCAGGCCCCTCTATGTTTCACAAATTCCTCCCTGAAGGCTTCTACATTTTGAGATGGCGG AAACCAGGAAGGGCAGAGGCTGATTTTGGACGCTTTGATGCAAAAACTGTTGTGCGAAATGTTTACATCCTTTTCTCAAAGAGTGAGATACCAATAGCTAATGAAAACCAGGAGATCATGGATTTGGTGGCGCCTGATACCCCTCTTCCCTCTTGGTTCAGTGAGGATGATCTTGCAACATATGGAGCTTTGTATGAAAAATCGGGATTCCAAACTGCATTGCAGGTTCCATACAG GTCATTTAGTGAACACTTTAACTTACCGGATCCTATAGTCAAAGTTCCAGCACTACTGATAATGGGTGGCAAGGATTATGTTTACAAGTTTCCAGGCATTGAGGATTTAACAAAGGGTGAAAAGGCCAAAGAGTTTGTTCCCAATCTGGAGGTTACATTTATCCCAGAAGGAACCCATTTTGTTCAAGAACAATTTCCCGAACAGGTGAATCAGCTTATCCTTGCCTTCCTTGCCAAGCACACTTGA
- the LOC123918333 gene encoding bifunctional epoxide hydrolase 2-like isoform X2: MDKIQHKFVNVGALKLHIAEIGNGPKVAVFLHGFPEIWYSWRHQMIAIAGAGFRAIAPDYRGYGLSDPPPEPEKTTFSHLLDDLLAILDALSLSKVFLVGKDFGASPAYLFSILHPERVLGVITLGVPYAPPGPSMLHKYLPEGFYMLRWKEPGRAEADFGRFDAKTVVRNVYILFSRSELPIANENQEIMDLVEPDTPLPSWFTEEDLSTYGALYEKSGFRTALQVPYSR, from the exons ATGGATAAAATTCAACACAAGTTTGTTAACGTGGGAGCTCTTAAACTCCACATAGCTGAAATTGGAAACG GTCCAAAAGTTGCTGTATTCCTCCACGGCTTCCCGGAGATATGGTACTCCTGGCGCCACCAGATGATAGCCATCGCCGGTGCTGGATTCAGAGCTATTGCTCCCGATTACAGAGGCTACGGCCTATCTGATCCACCACCTGAACCAGAAAAGACCACCTTCTCTCATCTTCTCGACGACCTCCTCGCAATTCTTGATGCTCTTTCTCTTTCCAAG GTGTTTCTTGTTGGAAAAGATTTTGGAGCTTCTCCTGCATATCTATTCTCCATTCTACACCCAGAAAGGGTGTTAGGAGTTATCACATTGGGAGTTCCATATGCTCCACCAGGACCCTCTATGCTTCATAAATACCTCCCAGAAGGCTTCTACATGTTGAGATGGAAG GAACCAGGAAGAGCAGAGGCGGATTTTGGACGCTTTGATGCAAAAACTGTTGTGCGAAACGTTTATATCCTTTTCTCAAGAAGTGAATTACCAATAGCTAATGAAAACCAGGAGATCATGGATTTGGTGGAACCTGATACCCCTCTTCCCTCTTGGTTTACTGAGGAGGATCTTTCAACTTATGGAGCCTTGTATGAGAAATCTGGATTCCGAACCGCATTGCAGGTTCCATATAG TAGGTGA
- the LOC123918333 gene encoding bifunctional epoxide hydrolase 2-like isoform X1, with translation MDKIQHKFVNVGALKLHIAEIGNGPKVAVFLHGFPEIWYSWRHQMIAIAGAGFRAIAPDYRGYGLSDPPPEPEKTTFSHLLDDLLAILDALSLSKVFLVGKDFGASPAYLFSILHPERVLGVITLGVPYAPPGPSMLHKYLPEGFYMLRWKEPGRAEADFGRFDAKTVVRNVYILFSRSELPIANENQEIMDLVEPDTPLPSWFTEEDLSTYGALYEKSGFRTALQVPYRTVGDDLKLPDTVVKVPTLLIMGGKDYVFKFPGFEDLIKSEKAKEFVPNLEVTFIPEGTHFVQEQFPEQVNQLILAFLAKNT, from the exons ATGGATAAAATTCAACACAAGTTTGTTAACGTGGGAGCTCTTAAACTCCACATAGCTGAAATTGGAAACG GTCCAAAAGTTGCTGTATTCCTCCACGGCTTCCCGGAGATATGGTACTCCTGGCGCCACCAGATGATAGCCATCGCCGGTGCTGGATTCAGAGCTATTGCTCCCGATTACAGAGGCTACGGCCTATCTGATCCACCACCTGAACCAGAAAAGACCACCTTCTCTCATCTTCTCGACGACCTCCTCGCAATTCTTGATGCTCTTTCTCTTTCCAAG GTGTTTCTTGTTGGAAAAGATTTTGGAGCTTCTCCTGCATATCTATTCTCCATTCTACACCCAGAAAGGGTGTTAGGAGTTATCACATTGGGAGTTCCATATGCTCCACCAGGACCCTCTATGCTTCATAAATACCTCCCAGAAGGCTTCTACATGTTGAGATGGAAG GAACCAGGAAGAGCAGAGGCGGATTTTGGACGCTTTGATGCAAAAACTGTTGTGCGAAACGTTTATATCCTTTTCTCAAGAAGTGAATTACCAATAGCTAATGAAAACCAGGAGATCATGGATTTGGTGGAACCTGATACCCCTCTTCCCTCTTGGTTTACTGAGGAGGATCTTTCAACTTATGGAGCCTTGTATGAGAAATCTGGATTCCGAACCGCATTGCAGGTTCCATATAG GACAGTAGGTGATGATTTGAAGTTGCCAGATACTGTGGTCAAAGTTCCAACACTGCTGATAATGGGTGGCAAAGATTATGTTTTCAAGTTTCCAGGGTTTGAGGATTTAATAAAAAGTGAAAAGGCTAAAGAGTTTGTTCCCAACTTGGAGGTTACATTTATTCCAGAGGGAACTCATTTTGTTCAAGAACAATTTCCTGAACAGGTGAATCAGCTTATCCTTGCTTTCCTAGCCAAAAACACTTGA